One Rhodothermus bifroesti DNA window includes the following coding sequences:
- the rsgA gene encoding ribosome small subunit-dependent GTPase A codes for MVQQLEGTVIRATGSWFDVQADGRIIPSRLRGKFRLTGDKTTSPVVVGDRVRLRLNPDGTGLIVDVYPRRNELSRRAAGRHPGLRHVIAANIDFVWIVQAVHLPEPNPGFIDRVLVAAERYQIPAGLIVNKLDLLTDADQPALKELTQRYAVLGYPVLHTSAVTGEGLDALRQALHDRVSVVTGPSGVGKSTLLNALEPNLNLRTAPVSEKTGKGRHTTTYVALYPLSFGGFVVDTPGLREFGVTDLEAVELSHYFVEFRPYISNCHFPDCTHTHEPDCAVRAAVEAGHIDKARYLSYLNILSSLQLGEKDVGR; via the coding sequence ATGGTGCAACAGCTTGAAGGCACAGTCATCCGAGCAACCGGAAGCTGGTTCGATGTGCAAGCTGACGGCCGGATCATTCCCTCCCGCCTCCGCGGCAAGTTCCGACTCACAGGCGACAAAACTACTAGCCCGGTCGTGGTAGGCGACCGCGTGCGCCTGCGGCTTAATCCAGATGGTACCGGCCTCATTGTAGACGTATATCCGCGGCGCAATGAACTCTCTCGTCGCGCTGCAGGCCGTCATCCCGGCCTGCGCCATGTGATCGCAGCCAACATCGACTTTGTATGGATCGTGCAGGCTGTGCATCTACCTGAACCCAACCCGGGCTTTATCGATCGGGTACTGGTAGCCGCCGAACGCTACCAAATTCCAGCCGGGTTGATTGTCAACAAGTTAGATCTGCTTACCGACGCAGATCAGCCAGCCCTCAAGGAGCTCACCCAGCGATACGCTGTCTTAGGCTATCCGGTACTGCATACCAGCGCCGTCACCGGTGAAGGACTCGATGCCCTGCGCCAGGCATTGCACGATCGCGTTAGCGTCGTTACAGGACCATCGGGCGTGGGAAAATCCACCTTGCTGAATGCGTTGGAACCCAACCTCAACCTGCGCACTGCCCCAGTCAGCGAAAAAACCGGCAAAGGACGCCATACCACCACCTACGTTGCCCTCTATCCCCTGTCGTTTGGGGGCTTTGTGGTCGACACCCCCGGACTACGCGAATTTGGCGTGACAGACCTAGAGGCCGTCGAACTATCACACTATTTTGTTGAGTTTCGCCCCTATATCTCGAACTGTCACTTTCCGGATTGCACCCACACCCATGAACCCGACTGCGCTGTGCGCGCCGCTGTCGAAGCCGGACACATCGACAAAGCACGCTACCT